The following proteins are co-located in the Paenibacillus sp. JNUCC32 genome:
- a CDS encoding DMT family transporter, with amino-acid sequence MEWIALIAAGLCEVLGVIALRRVTLNRSWGSYVFLACSLGSSFLLLTYAMNFISMGTAYAIWTGMGTAGSTLLGMFAFGEPKEWRRMFFIALILASAIGLKIMT; translated from the coding sequence ATGGAATGGATCGCTCTGATTGCAGCCGGGTTGTGCGAGGTACTGGGTGTCATTGCCTTAAGACGGGTAACCCTGAATCGCAGCTGGGGATCCTACGTTTTTTTAGCCTGTTCGCTTGGCTCCAGTTTCCTGCTGCTGACGTATGCGATGAATTTCATTTCCATGGGAACCGCCTACGCGATTTGGACGGGAATGGGGACGGCAGGAAGCACGCTGCTGGGGATGTTTGCGTTCGGAGAACCGAAGGAATGGCGTCGTATGTTCTTCATCGCTTTGATTCTTGCTTCAGCCATCGGACTTAAGATTATGACGTAA